A window from Branchiostoma floridae strain S238N-H82 chromosome 16, Bfl_VNyyK, whole genome shotgun sequence encodes these proteins:
- the LOC118403913 gene encoding cullin-1 has protein sequence MSAGSSRGQNPHGLKQIGLDQIWDDLKAGIEQVYRRQTMAKPRYMELYTHVYNYCTSVHQSQGRVSSAKSKKGGQPTGGAQFVGLELYRRLKEFLKNYLINLLKDGVDLMDEDVLHFYTKQWEDYQFSSKVLNGVCAYLNRHWVRRECDEGRKGIYEIYSLALVIWREHLFKPLNKQVTNAVLKLIERERNGETINTRLISGVIQCYVELGLNEDDLLAKGPTLTVYKDSFENHFLSDTERFYTNESSDFLRQNPVTEYMKKAEQRLQEEQRRVQVYLHESTHDELAKKCEHVLIEKHLEIFHAEFQNLLDADKNEDLGRMYSLVSRIQDGLGELRNLLEQHIHNQGLAAIEKCGETAVNDPKVYVQTILEVHKKYNALVLTAFNNDSGFVASLDKACGRFINNNAVTRMVQSSSKSPELLARYCDSLLKKSSKNPEEAELEDTLNQVMIVFKYIEDKDVFQKFYAKMLAKRLVQHNSASDDAEASMISKLKQACGFEYTSKLQRMFQDIGVSKDLNEQFKKHLEKSGEPLDVDFSIQVLSSGSWPFQQGASFTLPSELERSFQRFTTFYSSQHSGRKLMWLYHMSKGELVTNCFKNRYTLQASTFQMSVLLQFNQADSYTVQQLHEHTQLKMDILQQVLAILLKAKLLVSEDQEEELKSESVVSLFLGYKNKKLRVNINVPMKTEQKQEQETTHKHIEEDRKLLIQAAIVRIMKMRKVLKHQQLLGEVLTQLSSRFKPRVPVIKKCIDILIEKEYLERVDGEKDTYSYLA, from the exons ATGTCAGCAGGGTCGTCACGTGGCCAGAACCCGCACGGGTTAAAACAAATTGGCTTGGATCAGATCTGGGACGACCTGAAGGCTGGGATTGAGCAGGTGTATCGTCGACAAACCATGGCCAAGCCAAGATATATGGAGCTGTACAC CCATGTGTATAACTACTGTACCAGTGTCCACCAGTCCCAGGGACGTGTCTCATCTGCCAAGAGCAAGAAGGGGGGGCAGCCCACGGGAGGGGCCCAGTTTGTGGGTCTGGAGCTGTACAGACGACTCAAGGAGTTCCTCAAGAACTACCTGATAAATCTTCTGAAG GATGGTGTGGATCTGATGGACGAAGATGTGCTGCATTTCTACACTAAACAGTGGGAGGATTACCAGTTCTCCAGCAAAGTTCTCAACGGGGTGTGTGCCTACCTGAACCGACACTGGGTCCGGAGAGAGTGTGATGAAGGCAGAAAAGGGATCTACGAGATTTATTCA CTGGCACTGGTGATCTGGAGAGAACACCTGTTCAAACCATTGAACAAGCAGGTGACCAATGCTGTACTGAAGCTGATCGAGCGAGAGAGGAACGGGGAGACCATCAACACCAGACTCATCAGTGGAGTTATACAGTGCTACG TTGAGCTTGGTTTGAATGAAGATGACCTGCTGGCTAAGGGTCCCACACTTACCGTGTACAAGGATTCCTTCGAAAATCACTTCCTCTCGGACACAGAACGGTTCTACACCAATGAAAGTTCTGACTTTCTGCGTCAGAACCCGGTAACAGAGTACATGAAGAAG GCAGAGCAACGTTTACAAGAAGAACAAAGAAGGGTGCAAGTATACCTACATGAGAGCACACATGATGAGTTGGCCAAGAAGTGTGAACATGTGCTCATAGAGAAGCACCTGGAAATCTTCCACGCAGAGTTCCAAAATCTCTTGGATGCCGACAAAAATGAAG ATCTGGGCAGGATgtacagtctggtatccaggatTCAGGATGGACTAGGGGAGTTGAGAAACCTGCTGGAACAGCACATCCACAACCAAGGCCTGGCAGCAATAGAGAAGTGTGGGGAGACTGCTGTCAAT GATCCCAAAGTGTATGTACAAACCATCCTGGAAGTGCACAAAAAGTACAATGCCTTAGTACTGACAGCATTCAACAACGATTCTGGATTTGTGGCATCATTAGATAAG GCATGTGGCAGATTCATCAACAACAATGCAGTGACACGGATGGTCCAGTCATCCAGCAAGTCTCCAGAACTCCTGGCCAGGTACTGCGATTCACTGCTGAAAAAAAG CTCAAAAAACCCAGAGGAAGCTGAGCTAGAGGACACGCTGAACCAAGTT ATGATAGTATTCAAGTACATAGAAGATAAGGATGTGTTCCAAAAGTTCTATGCCAAAATGCTGGCCAAACGGCTTGTCCAGCACAACTCAGCCAGTGATGATGCCGAGGCCAGCATGATCTCCAAACTCAAG CAAGCCTGTGGGTTTGAGTACACATCCAAGCTGCAGAGGATGTTCCAAGACATCGGGGTTAGTAAGGACCTCAATGAGCAGTTCAAGAAACACCTTGAGAAAAGTGGGGAACCTTTGGATG TGGACTTCAGTATCCAGGTATTGAGTTCGGGGTCCTGGCCATTTCAGCAGGGGGCATCCTTCACCCTGCCCAGTGAG TTGGAGCGAAGTTTCCAGCGTTTCACCACATTCTACAGCAGTCAGCACAGTGGTAGGAAACTCATGTGGTTGTATCACATGTCAAAAGGAGAGCTGGTCACCAATTGCTTTAAAAACAGGTACACCCTTCAG GCCTCTACGTTCCAGATGAGTGTGTTGTTACAGTTTAACCAGGCAGACAGCTACACTGTACAACAGCTCCACGAGCACACACAGCTGAAAATG GATATCTTACAGCAAGTCCTTGCCATTCTGTTGAAGGCAAAACTGCTAGTAAGCGAGGACCAAGAGGAGGAGCTAAAGTCAGAGTCTGTGGTGTCTCTCTTTCTGGGCTACAAAAA TAAGAAGCTGCGTGTGAACATCAACGTTCCCATGAAGACAGAACAGAAGCAGGAGCAGGAGACAACTCATAAGCACATCGAGGAGGACCGCAAGCTTCTCATCCAG GCTGCCATTGTTCGGATCATGAAGATGCGTAAAGTGTTAAAGCACCAGCAGCTGCTGGGGGAGGTGTTGACTCAGCTGTCCTCCAGATTCAAACCTAGGGTACCTGTTATCAAG AAATGCATCGACATCTTGATAGAGAAGGAATATCTGGAGAGGGTAGACGGGGAGAAAGACACCTACAGCTACCTGGCATAA